One window of Methanocorpusculum vombati genomic DNA carries:
- a CDS encoding DUF47 domain-containing protein produces MGLKSWVVPQDKFFFELFEEQAEIVCEAADLLVNIFADYTNIQEKYRQMKDLEHRGDAMAHRAYDELNRTFITPIEPEEISRLVTALDDVIDFIDSGANMLLIYEIEKPDTFMVEFASVIRQAAEEIRTGVAGLRTLNDPETIKGCCIEINRLENQGDDILSNALYSLFKTKDPVEIIKLKDIYEHFEIATDKCEDVADVFAAILIRHT; encoded by the coding sequence ATGGGGTTGAAAAGCTGGGTGGTCCCGCAGGATAAATTCTTTTTTGAACTGTTCGAAGAGCAGGCGGAGATTGTCTGCGAAGCAGCGGATCTTTTAGTAAATATCTTTGCCGACTACACCAATATTCAGGAAAAATACCGGCAGATGAAAGATCTTGAGCACCGGGGCGACGCAATGGCGCACCGGGCATATGACGAACTGAACCGGACGTTCATCACACCAATTGAGCCGGAAGAGATCTCCCGGCTGGTTACCGCTCTTGATGATGTGATCGACTTCATCGACTCGGGAGCCAACATGCTCCTGATCTACGAAATCGAGAAACCCGACACGTTCATGGTTGAGTTTGCCTCGGTGATCCGTCAGGCGGCAGAAGAGATCCGTACCGGCGTTGCCGGTCTCCGCACGCTGAACGATCCCGAAACCATCAAGGGATGCTGCATTGAGATCAACCGCCTGGAAAATCAGGGAGATGACATCCTTTCCAATGCCCTGTACAGTCTGTTCAAGACAAAAGACCCTGTCGAGATCATCAAACTCAAGGACATCTATGAGCACTTTGAGATTGCTACCGACAAATGTGAAGATGTGGCCGATGTGTTTGCCGCAATTCTGATCCGTCACACGTGA